A window of the Planktothrix tepida PCC 9214 genome harbors these coding sequences:
- a CDS encoding asparaginase, with protein sequence MTRGKRTQAKELEVRLLREGLVESTHRVQATVCDSRGRVLSVAGNSDTATFIRSALKPFQALAVITTGTLERYDLTDIDLAIICSSHQGTIEQARQAFNILWRADVDPVQLQCPIPEGKNSRLQHGCSGKHAGMLAVCQQCHWPLESYLQRKHPLQQLIIGKVGELLALPPDEFLSARDDCGAPTYYLELSQMAILYAQLTSGDNLDRERIVRAMTHHPEMVAGVGHFDTELMRLTEGELVSKSGAEGVQCVGRIGEGMGLAIKVMDGSHRAKYATAIHLLKQMGWITPTIAETLGEKFLTLNDFKRLDVMGELSFL encoded by the coding sequence ATGACACGGGGAAAACGAACACAAGCCAAAGAACTGGAAGTTAGACTCCTGCGGGAAGGACTCGTTGAGTCTACCCATCGGGTGCAAGCGACCGTCTGTGATAGCCGAGGACGAGTATTATCTGTTGCGGGAAATTCCGACACGGCGACTTTTATCCGGTCTGCCCTAAAACCGTTTCAAGCCTTAGCGGTGATCACAACAGGCACACTGGAACGATATGATTTAACCGATATTGACTTAGCGATTATTTGTAGTTCTCATCAAGGAACCATCGAGCAAGCGCGACAAGCGTTTAATATTCTCTGGCGAGCAGATGTTGACCCCGTACAACTCCAGTGTCCCATTCCTGAAGGCAAAAATAGCCGTTTGCAGCATGGCTGTTCTGGGAAACACGCCGGAATGTTAGCGGTTTGTCAACAATGCCATTGGCCGTTAGAAAGTTATTTACAACGGAAACATCCTCTACAACAACTCATTATCGGTAAAGTCGGAGAATTATTAGCATTACCCCCCGATGAGTTCCTCAGCGCTAGGGATGACTGTGGAGCACCTACCTATTATCTGGAATTAAGCCAAATGGCGATACTCTATGCTCAGTTGACATCGGGGGATAACCTGGATCGAGAGAGAATTGTTCGCGCCATGACCCATCACCCGGAAATGGTCGCAGGAGTTGGACACTTTGATACGGAATTAATGCGTTTAACCGAAGGAGAACTCGTCAGTAAATCTGGAGCCGAAGGGGTGCAATGTGTTGGACGCATTGGCGAAGGTATGGGATTAGCGATTAAAGTCATGGATGGCTCACATCGCGCTAAATATGCCACCGCCATTCATCTATTAAAACAAATGGGATGGATTACCCCCACCATCGCCGAAACCCTTGGTGAAAAATTTCTCACCCTCAACGACTTCAAACGCTTAGATGTCATGGGGGAATTGTCGTTTCTTTAA
- a CDS encoding M16 family metallopeptidase: MTSILVKPSSSRPINTPTVHHLSNGLTIVAEQLPVDAVNLNVWINIGSAIESNDINGMAHFLEHIVFKGTPHLQLGEFEQKIEQRGAVTNAATSQDYTHYYITTAPQDLADLAPLQFDVVLNASIADEAFERERFVVLEEIRRSEDNPGRRSFRQSMEIAFEQLPYRRPVLGPASVIEQLHPQQMRDFHRTWYQPRSMTVAVVGNLPVDSLIQTVEDAVTSVYPGSISSALPERKHWTPEASFQSIVRQEIIDDTLQQARLLMLWRVPGLEELSETYPLDVLAYILGQGRTARLFQDLRENRGLVSSISASNMTQRLQGVFYISARLPVENLTEVEAILCDHISQLQNEPITEEEMTKVRTQVANRFIFSNETPSDRAGLYGYYQSLVGDLTPGLYYPDHIQALSSTEIQQAAQQYLSAHAYGIVILKPPVHSTDLEG, from the coding sequence ATGACTTCCATCCTTGTTAAACCGTCTTCGTCTCGACCGATTAATACCCCAACTGTTCATCACCTCTCAAATGGTTTAACCATTGTGGCGGAACAGTTACCTGTGGATGCTGTCAATCTCAACGTTTGGATTAATATCGGTTCGGCGATTGAATCCAATGATATCAACGGGATGGCGCATTTTTTAGAACATATCGTTTTTAAAGGCACACCCCATCTCCAGTTGGGAGAATTTGAACAAAAAATTGAACAACGGGGTGCGGTTACCAATGCTGCCACCAGCCAAGACTATACCCATTACTACATTACCACTGCCCCTCAAGACTTGGCGGATTTAGCTCCTTTACAGTTTGATGTAGTTCTCAATGCTAGTATTGCGGATGAGGCGTTTGAACGAGAACGATTTGTGGTGTTAGAAGAAATTCGTCGTTCTGAGGATAACCCCGGTAGGCGTTCTTTTCGCCAGTCCATGGAAATCGCCTTTGAGCAGCTTCCCTATCGTCGTCCGGTCTTGGGGCCAGCATCGGTAATTGAGCAGTTACATCCTCAACAAATGCGAGATTTCCATCGCACCTGGTATCAGCCTCGCTCTATGACGGTAGCAGTGGTGGGAAATTTACCCGTTGATTCTCTGATTCAAACCGTAGAAGATGCCGTTACTTCAGTTTATCCCGGATCAATCAGTTCTGCCCTCCCAGAGCGTAAACACTGGACTCCTGAAGCCAGTTTTCAGAGCATTGTCCGTCAAGAAATTATTGATGATACGTTACAACAAGCTCGATTATTAATGCTGTGGCGTGTCCCGGGTTTAGAAGAACTGTCCGAAACTTACCCCTTAGATGTTTTAGCGTATATTTTAGGCCAAGGAAGAACAGCACGACTGTTTCAAGATCTCCGCGAAAATCGGGGGTTAGTTTCGTCGATTTCTGCGAGTAATATGACTCAGCGTTTGCAAGGGGTCTTTTATATTTCAGCCCGTTTACCCGTAGAAAATCTGACCGAGGTTGAAGCGATTCTGTGTGATCATATCTCTCAACTTCAAAACGAACCAATTACAGAAGAGGAAATGACAAAAGTTAGGACACAAGTGGCAAATCGGTTTATCTTTAGTAATGAAACACCGAGCGATCGCGCGGGATTATATGGCTATTACCAATCCTTAGTCGGGGATTTAACCCCAGGTCTGTATTATCCTGATCATATTCAAGCATTGAGTTCTACAGAAATTCAACAGGCAGCACAACAGTATTTATCGGCTCATGCTTATGGAATCGTCATCCTGAAACCTCCTGTTCACAGCACAGATTTAGAGGGATGA
- a CDS encoding 5'-nucleotidase C-terminal domain-containing protein, with protein sequence MTFTLQILHTSDQEAGVEALEDILPFSSVINALRSQFPEQTLALTSGDLYIPGPFFFASSDPALSAVIGKPGAGRADIETNNGLFFDAATFGSHEFDLGTGILASLIPADPVIEGVYNYPGAKFPFLSANLDFSTDSNLAKFVVPDGQPPQPNSIAKSTVIEVQGQPIGIVGATTPLLGSLSSPGNIGISPSDPNDIEALAATIQPSIDALTAQGINKIVLLSHLRDLNIDQELASRLRDVDVIVAGGSNDILADATDRLRVGDTANGLYPILTTSATGQPVAIVNTKGNYKYVGRLVADFDDNGVLIPSSIDPNISGAYATDKTGVIETGNVAPNEELSVGLAAGQLSIVPKDGNTFGRSEVFLNGDTSDVRTQETNLGNLGADANLFAARQVDPSVAISIKNGGSIRYSIGAISSEGEKIPPIANPIAGKEAGQVSQLDIENVMRFNNELTVLTLTASQLQQVIEHGLAKTAAGATPGQFPQVGGMAFSFDASLPVGQRLRALSLRDESGSVTDIVVENGQLVGDPNRSFRTVTLKFLADGGDGYPFPDFAATSNPVSLAAAGSDSTFNTPGREQKAVADYLAAIGLFNEADVPAAEDERIQNLTVRSDTALASEFFNLNDDDNVFTVASGLLAGRLGGLRSLDGNDIITGSAEADLINGNRNDDQISGLGGDDTVFGGAGNDVLNGDEGNDILFGDLGNDTLTGNSGSDTFVLRSGGGGDVVTDFENKVDVLGLPEGLTFAQLSITQGATGTLISFNQEVLVSLNGVASSLVTAESFKAIA encoded by the coding sequence ATGACTTTTACTCTCCAAATTCTGCATACATCCGACCAAGAGGCAGGGGTTGAAGCCCTAGAAGATATCCTCCCTTTTTCCAGCGTCATTAACGCTCTGCGTTCTCAATTTCCTGAACAAACCCTGGCTCTAACTTCAGGAGATTTATACATTCCCGGCCCGTTTTTTTTCGCCAGTAGCGATCCGGCACTGAGCGCTGTAATTGGTAAACCCGGTGCAGGACGCGCCGATATTGAAACTAACAATGGCTTGTTCTTTGACGCTGCCACCTTCGGCAGTCATGAATTTGACCTCGGTACGGGTATCCTCGCATCCTTGATTCCCGCAGACCCCGTTATCGAAGGAGTCTATAACTATCCGGGTGCTAAATTCCCATTTTTGAGTGCGAACCTCGACTTCAGCACCGACAGTAATTTAGCAAAATTCGTGGTTCCTGACGGACAGCCCCCCCAACCCAACAGCATCGCTAAAAGCACAGTGATTGAAGTGCAAGGGCAACCCATCGGGATTGTTGGGGCTACAACTCCTCTTTTGGGCAGCCTCTCGTCTCCTGGCAATATTGGTATATCCCCCTCAGACCCTAACGATATCGAGGCTCTGGCGGCCACCATTCAACCCTCCATTGATGCCCTCACCGCCCAAGGCATTAACAAAATTGTTCTGTTGTCCCATCTGAGAGACCTGAATATTGACCAGGAACTCGCCTCTCGCCTCCGGGATGTGGATGTGATTGTGGCGGGGGGATCTAACGATATATTGGCGGATGCGACTGATCGCCTGCGAGTCGGAGATACGGCTAATGGTCTCTACCCAATTCTCACAACCTCCGCCACCGGGCAACCCGTTGCGATTGTGAATACTAAGGGCAACTATAAGTATGTGGGGCGTTTGGTCGCCGATTTTGATGATAATGGGGTTCTAATTCCCTCAAGCATTGACCCCAATATCAGTGGAGCCTACGCAACGGACAAAACTGGGGTGATCGAGACAGGAAATGTCGCACCCAATGAGGAATTATCGGTAGGCTTGGCTGCGGGACAACTTTCCATTGTTCCCAAAGACGGGAATACCTTTGGCCGCAGCGAGGTATTTCTCAACGGCGACACCAGCGATGTCCGCACCCAAGAAACCAATCTGGGTAATCTCGGCGCCGATGCTAATTTGTTTGCGGCTCGCCAAGTCGATCCGAGTGTAGCGATCTCAATTAAAAATGGGGGAAGTATCCGCTACTCCATCGGGGCTATTAGTAGCGAGGGTGAAAAAATCCCACCGATCGCTAATCCTATTGCTGGGAAGGAAGCGGGACAAGTTTCCCAACTCGATATTGAAAACGTTATGCGATTCAATAATGAGTTAACGGTGCTGACCCTAACGGCATCGCAACTGCAACAAGTAATTGAGCATGGCTTGGCGAAAACAGCAGCCGGGGCAACTCCGGGTCAGTTCCCACAAGTTGGGGGGATGGCGTTTAGCTTCGATGCCAGTTTACCTGTAGGACAGCGCTTGCGTGCTCTCTCGCTACGAGATGAATCGGGCAGTGTTACGGATATTGTGGTAGAAAATGGTCAGTTAGTCGGCGACCCGAACCGCTCTTTCCGTACTGTAACCCTGAAGTTTCTGGCAGATGGAGGCGATGGCTATCCCTTCCCAGACTTTGCGGCTACCTCTAACCCGGTCAGCCTCGCAGCGGCAGGATCTGACTCAACTTTTAATACCCCAGGTCGGGAGCAAAAGGCGGTTGCGGATTATCTGGCGGCGATTGGATTGTTCAACGAGGCCGATGTGCCAGCAGCCGAAGACGAGCGCATTCAAAACTTGACGGTTCGCAGCGATACGGCTCTCGCCTCGGAGTTTTTTAACTTGAATGATGACGATAATGTGTTTACAGTGGCGTCAGGATTGCTGGCGGGACGACTGGGTGGACTGCGATCGCTCGATGGTAACGATATCATCACGGGTTCGGCTGAGGCTGATCTCATCAATGGCAATCGCAACGATGATCAAATTTCGGGTCTAGGGGGTGACGATACTGTTTTTGGAGGCGCGGGAAATGATGTTCTTAATGGCGACGAAGGTAACGATATCCTTTTCGGAGATTTAGGTAACGACACCTTAACGGGTAATTCAGGTAGCGATACTTTCGTTTTGCGCTCTGGTGGTGGTGGCGATGTGGTGACTGACTTTGAGAATAAGGTTGATGTCTTGGGATTGCCAGAAGGTTTAACTTTCGCGCAACTTTCGATAACTCAAGGGGCGACCGGAACGTTAATCTCTTTTAACCAAGAAGTTCTCGTTAGCCTCAATGGTGTTGCATCTAGCTTAGTTACGGCGGAGAGTTTCAAAGCGATCGCATAG
- a CDS encoding C39 family peptidase produces MKLQDFIGKNTRYDIKAIAEDDELTRQIQTQLIGLGLLDPPADGIFGPKSTASLHQFQKLMECGEAGYLGAITAKKLIETKREQIPVTTPILKTLKSTVFKVKPIASSQLNDSEKFSIPGGKEFAVLAYDPIRGHLRVALRNESFGGYSVLYIWGEHAQIYDNGKLVYPKPIPSSYRLNVPYKSQLDNWFNPTGSCNVTSISMCLEYFKARRKTSSGQLEDELYEYAINKGYSRHDPYDLARIVRDYGCQDYFTDNGTIDDIKDWIAAGNPAVIHGYFTSFGHIIVVVGYDEYGFIVHDPYGEWFSSGYRTDLSGSYLHYSYRLITRVCIPDGNFWVHFISK; encoded by the coding sequence ATGAAACTACAGGATTTTATCGGTAAAAATACTCGATATGATATTAAAGCCATTGCTGAAGATGACGAACTCACTCGTCAGATCCAAACTCAACTCATTGGGTTAGGTTTGCTTGATCCCCCAGCCGATGGCATTTTTGGCCCTAAATCAACAGCTTCATTACATCAATTCCAAAAGTTGATGGAGTGTGGTGAAGCGGGTTATCTGGGTGCAATTACTGCGAAAAAGTTAATCGAAACAAAACGGGAACAGATTCCCGTTACCACCCCGATATTGAAAACCCTTAAAAGTACCGTTTTTAAGGTTAAACCGATTGCTTCTTCTCAACTAAATGACTCAGAAAAATTTTCGATTCCTGGCGGAAAAGAATTTGCTGTTTTAGCCTATGACCCCATTCGTGGACATTTACGAGTCGCTTTACGAAATGAGTCTTTTGGAGGATATTCGGTTTTATATATTTGGGGAGAACACGCCCAAATTTATGACAATGGAAAACTGGTTTATCCTAAACCGATTCCATCCAGTTATCGTCTCAATGTTCCCTATAAATCTCAATTAGACAACTGGTTTAATCCCACGGGTTCATGCAATGTGACTTCCATCTCAATGTGTTTGGAATATTTCAAAGCTCGTCGTAAAACCAGTTCGGGTCAACTGGAAGATGAACTTTATGAATATGCGATTAATAAAGGCTATAGTCGTCATGATCCTTATGATTTAGCTCGAATTGTTCGAGATTATGGTTGTCAGGATTATTTTACTGACAATGGAACTATAGACGATATTAAAGATTGGATTGCGGCTGGAAATCCGGCTGTTATTCATGGGTATTTTACTTCCTTTGGCCATATCATCGTTGTTGTGGGTTATGACGAATACGGATTTATTGTTCATGACCCCTATGGGGAATGGTTCTCCTCTGGTTATCGCACCGATTTGAGTGGATCTTATTTACATTATTCTTATCGCTTGATCACGCGAGTTTGCATCCCTGATGGGAATTTTTGGGTGCATTTTATTTCTAAGTAG
- the nadC gene encoding carboxylating nicotinate-nucleotide diphosphorylase produces the protein MKAILPPGIILDPLLQQWLLEDIGRGDHSTAGLLIGNQIKSADWIVKEKGVIAGLSVAARVFQLLDHQMQFTPLIQDGEYCEKETKIATLEGSLEALLTGERVALNLAMRLSGIATATRKYVEAIADLPCQLVDTRKTTPGLRVLEKYAIQVGGAKNHRMGLDDAIMIKDNHIAAVGGIGKAITQIREIMPYPLTIEVETETLEQVKIALEHQADIIMLDNMSLELMKEAVHLIRQNNPGIKIEASGNITLETIHSVAETGVDYISTSAPITRSTWLDLSMKI, from the coding sequence ATGAAGGCGATATTACCCCCTGGAATTATTTTAGATCCTCTATTACAACAATGGTTATTAGAAGATATCGGAAGAGGCGATCATAGTACCGCAGGATTATTAATTGGAAATCAGATAAAATCGGCGGATTGGATTGTTAAAGAAAAGGGTGTCATTGCTGGGTTATCCGTAGCGGCGAGAGTATTTCAACTCTTAGATCATCAGATGCAATTTACACCTTTAATTCAGGATGGAGAATATTGTGAAAAAGAGACAAAAATTGCAACTTTAGAAGGAAGTTTAGAAGCCTTATTAACGGGTGAGCGAGTGGCATTAAATTTAGCGATGCGATTGAGTGGAATAGCGACAGCAACGAGAAAATATGTAGAAGCGATCGCAGATTTACCTTGTCAATTAGTTGATACTCGCAAAACAACACCCGGATTAAGAGTATTAGAAAAATATGCGATTCAAGTGGGGGGTGCAAAAAATCATCGCATGGGATTAGATGATGCAATTATGATTAAAGATAATCATATTGCGGCGGTGGGTGGAATTGGAAAAGCGATCACTCAAATTCGAGAAATCATGCCTTATCCTTTAACAATTGAAGTAGAAACAGAAACTTTAGAACAGGTCAAAATCGCCTTAGAACATCAAGCGGATATTATTATGTTAGATAATATGTCTTTAGAATTAATGAAGGAAGCAGTTCATCTAATTCGTCAGAATAATCCTGGTATTAAAATAGAAGCATCGGGAAATATTACCTTAGAAACTATTCATTCCGTTGCAGAAACCGGGGTGGATTATATTTCAACCAGTGCCCCCATTACCCGTTCAACTTGGTTAGATTTAAGCATGAAAATTTAA